A single region of the Pan troglodytes isolate AG18354 chromosome 18, NHGRI_mPanTro3-v2.0_pri, whole genome shotgun sequence genome encodes:
- the LOC129135259 gene encoding parathymosin, translating to MLEKSMEAVAELGTKDLKEKVEEEASQKERKKEVVEEEENGPEEEEGDDEGPELKRAAEEEDEPDP from the coding sequence ATGTTGGAGAAAAGCATGGAGGCAGTGGCTGAGTTGGGCACCAAGGACCTGaaggagaaggtggaggaggaggcaAGCCAGAAAGAGCGAAAGAAAGaagtggtggaggaggaggagaacgggcccgaagaggaagaaggagatgaTGAAGGGCCCGAGCTGAAGAGAGCTGCCGAAGAGGAGGATGAACCGGATCCCTAG